A portion of the Stigmatella aurantiaca DW4/3-1 genome contains these proteins:
- a CDS encoding response regulator, with the protein MQIRILVVDDEQDNCDYLKLVLTREGYEVITTTDPTQTVDILRGSDFHLVILDMMMPQMSGTEVLEQIRKYDTDIAVIVATAYPTVDTAVASLKAQASDYVKKPMEPDQFITAVRNALQKKGLSQDPEADLHRAIGRVIRDARKTQELTLKQLARRTGLSVSLLSQIERAESSASISSLYKIASALQLRMGELFGDT; encoded by the coding sequence GTGCAGATCCGCATCCTGGTTGTCGATGACGAGCAGGACAACTGCGACTACCTGAAGCTGGTGCTGACCCGGGAGGGCTACGAGGTCATCACCACCACGGATCCCACCCAGACGGTGGACATCCTTCGGGGGTCTGACTTCCACCTCGTCATCCTCGACATGATGATGCCGCAGATGTCCGGCACCGAGGTGTTGGAGCAGATCCGCAAGTACGACACGGACATCGCGGTCATCGTGGCCACGGCGTACCCCACGGTGGACACGGCGGTTGCCTCGCTCAAGGCGCAGGCGTCCGACTACGTGAAGAAACCGATGGAGCCGGATCAGTTCATCACCGCGGTCCGCAATGCCCTGCAGAAGAAGGGCTTGTCCCAGGACCCGGAGGCGGACCTCCACCGGGCCATCGGCCGCGTCATCCGCGATGCGCGGAAGACGCAGGAGCTGACGCTCAAGCAGCTGGCGCGGCGCACGGGCCTGTCCGTGTCGCTGCTCTCGCAGATCGAGCGCGCCGAGTCCTCGGCCTCCATCTCGTCGCTGTACAAGATCGCCTCCGCGCTCCAGCTGCGCATGGGCGAGCTGTTCGGCGATACCTGA
- a CDS encoding enoyl-CoA hydratase/isomerase family protein — protein sequence MEPTVEVEDREGGIRVLTLVNPARRNALDDRLLGLLDAALSAPASTRVFLLRGAGGTFCSGYDLTNLGPSSSDGRLPDDALMAFLSRLERHPVPSVALVRGAAFGAGFDLASACDFRVGTPDTVFCMPPARLGIVYAVDGMARVARRVGLARAKTLFLTARKLEGQTALGWGLLDECQEAEAAEAAALELCRTLASHAPLAVSGMKEVLGLLGAPGLSEEAQARARGLRRASFDSDDAREGRAAFLEKRSPRFQGR from the coding sequence ATGGAGCCGACGGTAGAGGTGGAGGACCGCGAGGGTGGCATCCGGGTGTTGACGCTCGTCAACCCCGCGCGGCGCAATGCGCTCGATGACCGGTTGCTGGGCCTGCTGGACGCGGCGCTCTCCGCGCCTGCCTCCACGCGGGTCTTCCTGCTGCGGGGAGCCGGGGGCACCTTCTGCTCGGGCTATGATTTGACGAACCTGGGGCCCTCCTCCTCGGATGGACGGCTGCCGGATGACGCCTTGATGGCCTTCTTGTCCCGGCTGGAGCGGCACCCGGTGCCCAGCGTGGCGCTGGTGCGCGGGGCTGCCTTCGGGGCGGGGTTTGACTTGGCCTCGGCCTGCGACTTCCGGGTGGGGACGCCGGACACCGTCTTCTGCATGCCCCCGGCGCGGCTGGGCATCGTCTACGCGGTGGATGGCATGGCGCGGGTGGCCCGGCGGGTGGGGCTGGCCCGCGCGAAGACCCTCTTTCTCACCGCCCGGAAGCTGGAGGGACAGACGGCACTGGGCTGGGGGCTGCTGGACGAGTGCCAGGAGGCGGAAGCCGCCGAGGCGGCCGCCCTGGAACTGTGCCGCACGCTGGCCTCCCACGCGCCCTTGGCGGTGTCCGGCATGAAGGAAGTGCTGGGGCTGCTGGGGGCGCCAGGGCTGTCCGAGGAGGCCCAGGCCCGGGCCCGGGGCCTGCGGAGGGCCTCCTTCGACAGCGACGATGCCCGGGAGGGAAGGGCGGCGTTTCTGGAGAAACGCTCCCCCCGCTTCCAGGGCCGCTGA
- a CDS encoding biotin/lipoyl-binding carrier protein: MADVAAHITGTVWKIEVKVGQQVSSGDTLVILESMKMEMPVEAPEGGTVKEIRCKEAQAVTEGDVLVVLG; this comes from the coding sequence ATGGCGGACGTGGCGGCGCATATCACCGGGACGGTGTGGAAGATCGAGGTGAAGGTGGGCCAGCAAGTCTCCTCGGGGGACACCCTGGTCATCCTCGAGTCCATGAAGATGGAGATGCCCGTGGAGGCGCCCGAGGGGGGCACGGTGAAGGAGATCCGCTGCAAGGAGGCCCAGGCGGTCACCGAGGGGGATGTCCTCGTGGTGCTTGGCTAG
- a CDS encoding acetyl-CoA carboxylase biotin carboxylase subunit, which produces MFKKLLIANRGEISRRIGVVARSMGVSTVAVYSDADAELPFVREADEAVRIGPAPAKDSYLSIPAILEAAKKTGAEAIHPGYGFLSENAEFASACQAAGIVFVGPPPEAMLRMKDKSQARKLVAAAGVPVVPGTEGVVPDVATALTEAEGIGYPVLCKAAGGGGGIGMAAAKDPAELEKVFRQCTDRAKAAFGREGVYLERYFPAPRHIEVQILGDHHGHLIHGLERECSIQRRHQKVVEEAPSPLFAGGKHPEVAQKLFSAAVAAARAFGYANAGTVEFLYSEGNVYFIEMNARLQVEHPVTELTTGLDLIGWQLRIASGEWLTVRQEDVTRKGAALEFRIYAEDPVKFFPSPGPLKVFVPPTGEGVRLDSGYAEGNTVTPNYDPMIAKLIVSGATRAQAIERSIGALEQFRIEGIKTNIPLHLRILRSEAFRAGALDTRFLEHHAKP; this is translated from the coding sequence ATGTTCAAGAAGCTGCTCATCGCTAACCGGGGTGAAATTTCCCGCCGCATTGGAGTGGTCGCTCGGAGCATGGGGGTGTCCACCGTCGCCGTCTACTCGGACGCGGACGCGGAGCTGCCCTTTGTCCGCGAGGCGGACGAGGCGGTGCGCATTGGCCCCGCCCCCGCCAAGGACAGCTACCTGAGCATCCCCGCCATCTTGGAGGCGGCGAAAAAGACGGGGGCCGAGGCCATTCACCCCGGGTACGGCTTCTTGTCGGAGAATGCCGAGTTCGCCAGCGCGTGCCAGGCGGCGGGCATCGTCTTCGTGGGGCCGCCCCCCGAGGCGATGCTGCGAATGAAGGACAAGAGCCAGGCCCGCAAGCTGGTGGCGGCCGCGGGGGTCCCCGTGGTGCCCGGCACCGAGGGCGTGGTGCCCGATGTGGCCACGGCGCTGACGGAGGCCGAGGGCATCGGTTACCCGGTGCTCTGCAAGGCGGCGGGCGGGGGCGGCGGCATCGGCATGGCCGCGGCGAAGGATCCGGCCGAGCTGGAGAAGGTCTTCCGCCAGTGCACGGACCGGGCGAAGGCGGCCTTTGGACGCGAGGGGGTCTACCTGGAGCGCTACTTCCCGGCGCCGCGTCACATCGAAGTTCAGATTCTGGGAGACCATCACGGCCACCTCATCCACGGCCTGGAGCGCGAGTGCTCCATCCAGCGCCGCCACCAGAAGGTGGTGGAGGAGGCGCCCTCGCCGCTCTTCGCGGGGGGCAAGCACCCCGAGGTGGCCCAGAAGTTGTTTTCGGCGGCGGTGGCGGCGGCCCGGGCTTTTGGCTACGCCAACGCGGGCACGGTGGAGTTCCTCTACTCGGAGGGGAACGTCTACTTCATCGAGATGAACGCGCGGCTCCAGGTGGAGCACCCAGTGACGGAGCTGACGACGGGGTTGGACCTCATCGGCTGGCAGTTGCGCATCGCCAGCGGAGAGTGGCTCACGGTGCGCCAGGAGGATGTGACGCGGAAGGGGGCGGCGCTCGAGTTCCGCATCTACGCGGAGGATCCGGTGAAGTTCTTCCCGTCTCCGGGGCCCCTCAAGGTGTTCGTGCCGCCCACGGGTGAGGGCGTGCGCTTGGACTCGGGCTATGCCGAGGGCAACACCGTCACGCCGAACTATGACCCGATGATCGCCAAGCTCATCGTCTCGGGCGCCACGCGTGCCCAGGCCATCGAGCGGTCGATCGGGGCGCTGGAGCAATTCCGCATCGAGGGCATCAAGACGAACATCCCGCTGCACCTGCGCATCCTCCGGTCCGAGGCTTTCCGCGCGGGCGCGCTGGATACGCGCTTCCTGGAGCACCACGCGAAGCCCTAG
- the ftsZ gene encoding cell division protein FtsZ: MDQFEQNKQAAKIRVVGVGGAGCNAVNTMIMAKLERVDFIAANTDVQALAANKSPTRLQIGQTLTKGLGAGANPEMGREAALESRDQIAAVLEGADMVFVTAGMGGGTGTGAAPIIADIAKSLGCLTVGVVTKPFLFEGNKRRKQAEQGLVELKAAVDTLITIPNQRLLTLSTEPMPLLETFKRADEVLLNAVQGISDLIQYHGYINVDFADVKTIMSDKGLALMGTGCSSGEKRALNAMQQAISSPLLEDVSIDGATGLLINITGGRDMTLQEVNEALTLVHDAADNEAEIIFGSLIDEQIQDEVKITIIATGFVHRELKQQRTVAVQTTPVPLVNRPSSSVLSVAREEVATLVPAKSGGRSLSSVENKAVTSSRTAVVKDAALPLDEDQFDIPTFLRRQGQTEMP; encoded by the coding sequence ATGGACCAGTTCGAGCAGAACAAGCAGGCCGCGAAGATTCGCGTTGTTGGCGTAGGTGGAGCCGGTTGCAACGCCGTCAACACGATGATCATGGCCAAGCTGGAACGGGTCGACTTCATTGCCGCCAATACCGATGTGCAGGCCCTCGCCGCCAACAAGTCGCCGACGCGGCTCCAGATTGGCCAGACGCTGACCAAGGGCCTGGGCGCGGGCGCCAACCCGGAGATGGGCCGTGAGGCCGCGCTGGAGTCCAGGGATCAGATCGCCGCCGTCCTGGAAGGGGCGGACATGGTGTTCGTCACCGCGGGCATGGGCGGTGGCACCGGCACGGGCGCCGCGCCCATCATCGCGGACATCGCCAAGAGCCTCGGCTGTCTCACCGTGGGCGTGGTCACCAAGCCCTTCCTCTTCGAGGGCAACAAGCGCCGCAAGCAGGCCGAGCAGGGTCTCGTGGAGCTCAAGGCCGCCGTCGACACCCTCATCACCATCCCCAACCAGCGGTTGCTCACCCTGAGCACCGAGCCCATGCCGCTGCTGGAGACCTTCAAGCGCGCCGACGAGGTGCTCCTCAACGCCGTGCAGGGCATCTCGGACCTCATCCAGTACCACGGCTACATCAACGTGGACTTCGCGGACGTGAAGACCATCATGAGCGACAAGGGCCTGGCGCTCATGGGCACCGGGTGCTCGTCCGGAGAGAAGCGCGCCCTCAACGCCATGCAGCAAGCCATCTCCAGCCCGCTCCTGGAGGATGTCTCCATCGATGGCGCCACCGGCCTGCTCATCAACATCACCGGCGGCCGGGACATGACGCTTCAAGAGGTCAACGAGGCGCTCACCCTGGTGCATGACGCCGCCGACAACGAGGCGGAGATCATCTTCGGCTCGCTCATCGACGAGCAGATCCAGGACGAGGTGAAGATCACCATCATCGCCACGGGCTTCGTGCACCGCGAGCTCAAGCAGCAGCGCACCGTGGCCGTGCAGACCACGCCGGTGCCGCTCGTCAACCGCCCGTCGTCCTCGGTGCTCAGCGTGGCGCGCGAGGAAGTGGCCACCCTGGTGCCGGCCAAGTCCGGTGGGCGCTCGCTCTCCTCGGTCGAGAACAAGGCGGTGACCAGCTCCCGCACCGCGGTGGTGAAGGACGCGGCGCTCCCGCTGGACGAGGATCAGTTCGACATCCCCACCTTCCTGCGGCGGCAGGGACAGACCGAGATGCCCTGA